The DNA segment tggcttccaaattggtgtttttcatgaaaaatccAAGCAGTGTTCCATGGTTTCGTTTAAtggtccgtggaatccatggtAGTGCTAATCAGATTAGCGTAAAACACTATTTAGAATAGCTCACTAGAAGACGAAAATCGCTAATCAGAATAGCCGTCAACGCTAATCAGAATAGAGCTCAACGCTAATCAGAATAGCACAAAGCGCTATTCAGAATAACGCTTTTTTTTTATCCATAGATTTAAAACGAGTCATTGGAAATCTAATGGCTGAGAAAAAAGCGCtaatcttaatagcgtttttttaacgctattctgattagcgttCAATGCTATTAAGAAAAGCGTTTTTGTTGTTCAACCaatacacttgcgcttccatccacaattccaaataCTGAGGTGGCATgaaagatggaagatggaactcttccaccataagacttgctcttaaacAGTACTTAAAAAACTAATAGCCCTTCACTAATCCAACAACATcatgtttcttttcttctttttgtgtCTGAAGCAACACCATAATTCATGAAAAGTAAATACtaaaacaccaaaaaaataaattaacttgaCCGTCAGTGCTTTTACAACTTTTGCTTCACATTTTGAGCTACAAATTATAGTCTTATTCTTGAGTCAACTAGTTTATGAAAATGCCTCGTGCCAACCTTACCGAAATAACCAGGTGGTGATGCCTATCTGTTGCTATACCACGTCCTCCAGGAACTTCTGTCCAGCTGATACGTGACCTGTTCCAGTTGTACGTCATTGATGCTAGGATTTAATCTTTCTGGAGATTCtctctggtaaatttaattagtGTGCAGCGGCAGCCGGCAGGGAGCCAAGGACCAAACTCATTTAATATATTTACTTCTGGTGTAATGATTGTCCTGATCGCTGCCATGCATATTGAGACATTATTCTGCACCAACTTGAATATCCTATCCCGCAACCATGAACCACCACTCCATTTAGTAGAATGAAATAAATGAAAACTTAAACCGTGCAAAAACTGGAtgaaagagagaaagttcctTCTTAGGTCTTAGCCTTTCCGAGCATTAGGTGTTCACATTTCAGCAATAAATAAAACTGACTAATATCTAATACCAAACCCTCATTTAATAGATTTCTGGTTGGGAAGTTTTTGACAGGACGTCCTGAATCATCAAAATTGTTCACAGGGTATTATTGTAACTTTAacagatcatcatcatcacatgTGTATAAATTCATCTCCTTTCTTCCTTGTCAATCACACAAAAACCCCAACCCTTTCTTCAAATTTCTCTCTTTCTGGTTTACATAAAAATGGCGGCTCAGATGATCGCGAACCACAGAGAGAATGCAGAAACTTACACCGGAGATGAAATATGCAAGGCGAAGTCATTAGAATTGTTACACGAGATATCATTGCCAGACGGTCTGTTACCGTTAGAAGACATAATAGAGGTTGGATATAACCGAACATCTGGATTTGTTTGGTTGAgacagaaaaagaagaaagaacatTACTTCAAGAGTATCGGTAAGCCTGTATCGTACGCTACGGAAGTAACAGCATTTGTGGAGAAACATAGGATGAAGAAAATAACTGGTGTTAAAAGTAAAGATACTATGTTGTGGGTTAATATTTCTGATATTTTTATTAGTGATCCTAGTAGTGGCAAGATTACTTTTAAAACACCTTTTGGTCTTTCTCGAACTTTTCCTGTTTCGGCTTTTGTAAACGAAGAaactgaagaagagaagaaaaggaagaaggaacgagcagaagaagaagagaagaagaagaagatggaagaagaagcagaagaggAAAAAGAGAAAACTAGGAAGCAAACAGACGAAGAGAAGAAAATGATGGAAGAAGTAGAAGccgaagagaagaagaaggaaaatgcagaagaccaagagaagaagaagatggatgaagtagaagacgaagagaagaagaagatgatggaagaaaacgaagaagagaagaaggtggAAAATGTAGAAGaccaagagaagaagaagatggaaaaagtagAAGTggatgaagagaagaagaagattgaagaagtcaAAGCATGatattattaattaaaaaatGAGTTTGTATTAATTTTTTGAGTAATGATAGACGTACCGAATAAAGCCACCGTGGAATTTACACCGATTGGAATGAACGGCCACAGATGAGCGTGCTTATCATCCGGAGGGGACGTGGGGCAGGTGTGGGTACCAATCAATGGTATCTTTTCAGGGTCGCCAATCAATTCTGCAGGACATTGTTTTGACTTGTCTTATGTCGCTAGGGATGTGGAAGCGAATTCTGCATTATACACAACATGgtatattgattgattgaaagGGCATTTACTAGAGGAGTTAATAAGCAGCAAAAGGACTATCTGATAGTGTCCATCGCAATGTGAACTGTGAAgtagatttttgttttgttttggaaaTAGATATAGTGTTGACTGTTGAAGGAGTAAAAAAAGCCACTACCGGTACACTGTCCGTGTCGTCCGGGGTTGAAAATAAAAAGACATTGGTTCGGACGACACTCTCTTTGCGGTCCTGGGTTCTATTATGGAATGGTCTCTAAATTCTACGGCCCGGTCTATAATTGCTTCCTAAACTTAACTAGTAATCTTTGTGCAAGTGGATTAAGGCTAACTAGATTTATGCCTGagcattttttcttcttttaattatatttttgatttggtgtacgCGTGGTTTCGCTCCGCCCTGTAAACAATGTATTTTCAATTTGGTGTGCGCGGTGTTTCGCCCAACCTTGTGGTAACGCCCTTTTATAGCTGCTAATGCATTAAATGGGTggagaaaaatatttattttttccttttatttttgcagaagaatatgtgtgtgtgtgtgttttttttaatGTTTATGTATTAATATATTATGTACCTGGCTTCCAAATTGAGTtttgacttccataaaattctaaATAACGTAAGTTAAGttttccttttcaataaaaatttagttaagagtttttttcaaccaaaatttgtatgtgaaaaaaaaattgtacggGAAAAATTTTAGTGGTTTGACGGAAGTATTGTCCACCTTAGACGGTGTTACTAACGTACagttaagtatttggtgtaaacaCAGTGTAAGGAAATTCATTATATTAATATTCTCACATAAGTGTTGTCCATCTTCTTTTTTATTGGTGGTGTTACTAGCAGACAGTTAAATAATTAATATAAACAAAATGTAACCCAATTTTTAATATTTGAATTCTTTTATCTACCATTGTAAGTTTCGGGGATGCCAGCTCAATTGCACTTGCTTCTTTATGTGTTGGCCTTGGTTGAAAGACTAATTATTGCGCTGAAGTAAGTGTTGTTATTTACGATCTGATGATTACAAAGAGATGGAATGTGAAGAAGATTTGTGTTAGGTAAGACTTTATGAGTTGCATACAAGCTTTACAACATGGTAAGTTATTTTGGGAATTAACTCATAAGTGGAGGATGACTTGTGCTTTCTATGGTAACTAGGGCTTAATCCGTGCTGTTACGGCACaagcatttttatttttttttggtgtatgtgttagaTGTCAACAAAGTAAAACTGTCTTGATTCATGCAGTTTTTGTTTCAGCTTTCAACTGTCATATCCAACTCATCACACCCTTGGAAAAGTGTTGCATACATTAAAATGATAAAATAGTCATCAAAGCTTAAGGGATTTAAAAGAATGCATTTTTAATGATCCAATTTTACAATTTAAACAACTTTTGGGTGCCGGATAAACACCAAACTGATGTAGATACAATGTTAAAGAATGCCATTTATACTTGTAGaaagggaaaaaaatatataaaattgcaAGTAGGACTCCTAATACACCATTCAGTTGTATTAACTCTGGAAAAGATTCATGATAATATAACTCAGTGCACCACAATGGGAAGTCTTTTAACTACTCTATAAAATGCACACTTAGGACCTCAAAGTTTGCTGTTAAAACGAACAGCTCAACATACTTAACTGTTGCTATCATAGAAACACTGAGCACAGTACAATGGCGCCTAACCAAAGTTTCTTTGACTGTTTTTTGTATTATGATGCGTTACAAAGAACATGTTTTATCCGAATTTTATCCAGAGTCGAGGAGTGGTTGTACATACCTgaaaataactaattaattcagtTTCACGTTTAcatccaccaccaccagtccttAAAGGAAACAAACTATAACTCCACACAGCATATGCAAATAGCaatgcaaagaaaacaaaaacttactCCTTTACGGTATATCGACCTACTCCCCCGCCCACTGAAAGAATGAATAattcaacaaacaattaatatatGAGATGAGTAATTTTCGAACTTAAAAGATTCATAATCACTTACATGTGCAAAATTTCAACCTCTGTAGATTTTCTTAACAGATTGAGCAAAATTCTAATTATCTCACTTTAGATGTGATGACTAAGAATGAAATACAAATTTATACACGATAGATCTTAATTATCTCATCTTAAATGTCGTTAATATTTTATTGCCATTTTCATTCGCCAAAAGTTGCATAGGAATATGTGTTTCATACAATCCTGGCTGCTCAAAAGCTTATCGGTAGTCATAGTATGCTACAATGAAAGTTCATAAGTATGCTTAAAAGTTCCAATCCGTAATCCACAATTAATTGGACGACCGAAGGGAGTCCTTCTATGTGATCACAATGGAGGCCAAAAATGATATTGGATGCATcgttgttttttcatttttgattgattcaattgaacatgagttgatctttttttttccaaaattgatTTGCTAATGGAAGAGTTATAATACCCAACTACTAATAAGCACCATCTAATCGATCAAAATGCGAGTTGGTTGTTAATTATTTCGACCTAAAATCTTTGAAAAAACCGTGGCCTAATCTAATTTGCCACAGATTTATACAATTTCATTTAATTTGACCAAATTGGATTGAATTTGATCGTCCTTTTCCAAAATTGGTTTGATAATCAATGATTTGGGGTCCCCATTAATATTTCAACTCCATTAAATCGAATGAATCTGATCAATTTTAACTTCAATTGcttcaaattaaaccaaaaagTTGGAAAAGTGTGGTGTCAAAAAAATGTGatgtaaaacaaaaaaaaattagtaacgCATATATGTGTTCTTAATTAGATTTTCTGTTGCAAAGTAAAATAACTCAGTAAAAAAATAAATCCAAAAGAATATTGATTCAATCTTCGGTCGTCCCCCCACCGCACACGGTAATCTAGTATAACTTTTGAGATTCATTTTCAACCGATCCCAGATTTGGTGGTACCTTTCGATCTGTTGTGTTAGGAAGGCAGACTTCTCATATTTCGCTTCAATCTTCATATTTCGACATCAACATTGATCACCATAACTCAAATCCTTGTCATATATCCAACTTCAGTCTTAGATAACACGCCCTATAACACCAAATCAATTACAAAATCATGAACTCAATTAGGAACTTGCGAAAggttttcttcttcccttgatgaaaaataaaaatttgattaGGGTTTTAGAATTTTTAGTTGAACTTGGAGTATCAATCGAGGAAGTTAAGAGCTTAAAGGTAAAACCTTGATGTCATAGTTATGTATGTGTGTATATTACTGGTTCCCTTTTTTgataaaataccaaaaacatTTGGATGATTTCGGGGTTTCAACCGAAGAAGGATTATGCTCTTCGGATATTAGAAATTGAAACGTTCCAATAACTAAGACGTTTCAGTAATTAAAACGAACCATGGGTGGCCTATCAATAAATGGCGTGTAAAATTATGTTCGATGTGATCAACCAACCGTAGACTTATCTCTTGTGAGGATAGATCCTGACCACTCTTAACATAGGCCAAGTTATCCAAACTGTGCCATGTATTCTAGATGTACGTTATGTGCATATTTATAGAAaggttaattttgttgcagataaCTTGGCCAAATGAGCGTGTTTGTTGGCTGGGGatatttatgaattttttgagGGTATGTCAGATTCCGTATGTGGAATGGTCCGAAAAAGTTATTTCCGTTTCAAATAGTTCTTGTGAGGTTGGATGGCCTTTTTGGCTAGCCTGACTTACATGGTCTAAATTTTGTACCTGGGAAACACCGACACGGACACGACGTGGACAAGAGGATCgacaatttttaaaaaaaattggatacgaagatgtttatatatatattaatttatataatattttatGCATAATTATGTGATTACCAGGAAATATCAACATTAAACACATCATAAATGTGTAAAATCAAGAAATTAATTCGTATGTTAGACGTGTGTCGTATCGATATCTAACACGTGTCCATTGTTCGACCCATACCTGACACGAACACGACATTCGACATACATATCGACGTGTCGGTGCTTCACAGAATTGGACATATGTTCACGGGTAGGGATGGCCATGGGGCAGGTATATCAATCCCAGTCACTGTCCCGTTCATAAAAAAACCATATCCGCCCTGTTACCTATATGAATCGGGGCGGGGAGGGTATGAGGAGTACCCGTATGGGGAAGTTCCCACGGGTTACCCGTAACACGGTGTTAACaaatttatttataatcaaaacttaaatataaatcaaacagaaataataacataagaataatgcattttaaaatttaaaattcagAAATTCATCTTAAAGTGAACAAACGAATCTTTAAATGACCTGTTAGTTTTTCTAGTTTTTCCTTTCTcattcctattttccatcaaaaaaaaaaaccatttcaTTATTTGTATTATTTTTACTATTTTAACTTTTAAAGAATATATCTGATCACAACAAAGAAGCGAAAGTGATGAATATACAAGAACaatcaagaatataataaatgaaagaaaactcGACTAAGTAGTAAAAGTATAAAAATTCGATACAAATTCTTGCATAAGAGTCTAATCCCTTATAATATGAAAgttacggggcgggtatggggcggggaacTTAAATCCCGTCCACAACCCATCTCCGGAGCTTAAGTTTCGGGTGTTACCCATACCCGATCCCATCTCTATTTGTGTGGGTAAAGCCCTACCTAAACGGGACGGACACCCACGGGGATGCCTTCGGGTGTGGCCATCCCTATCCCCAGGTTGCAAATCTCCCCCCACCCCCCAGGTTTATTTCCCCCAACATGTTCTTCTCTCACAACAGATACActtcaggtttattttgttgtctgcattttttttttgctttctgtAGGTCTCATTTCTTCTCGATTTTCTATTTTCTTACCTGTCTGCTTACTTCAACAGAGATAATCATTAAACCCCAGATTACCAGATATCCGTACGTTCGTTTCCTTCAACTAATTTCACAAACCAGAAACTTGAAAACCTAGAAAACTCTAGTTTCAAAAATCTAACCTATTTTGCGTGTTCTTTGTTTGGTAAACCCTAGCAAACAAATCTTATATGCTACACGTCTGAGGCTCTAAGAAGAATCAGAATCAGGTAGATCCATACCTTTGTTTCTTTCAATTTTAGATACATCAATTTTATCAGATTTTATGAGTTCATGTCGGGTTTTATTCACcttttatgtttgattttctagctttgttttttCTGTAATTCTTTGTATGCTTCGGGATTTTCACTTTATTTTTTCCTCACTCTCACTCTTAGTGTactgtattttggtgttttatttttTCAGTCTTTTGTTAAACCTTTGCTGTAGCAAAAGGTTAAAAGTTGGTGTTAATGGGTCTTATGCTCTAGGTTGAGAAGGGTCTTATGATTATGAGTCTTGGGTTCATGGTTTGTGTGTTTGTGTTTAAATTTGTGTGGTATGTTATTTAAGGTTCAGGTATGATTGTCTCAGTTCAGTTATATTATGAAGTGTTACCATAATCTATTGTTTGTCACTGTCAGGTGTCATTGATGATTGATATCTTAAGATTCATCTAGTAGTCTCCTATGGTCTGAGATGAAATTCACAGATATCGTATTGTACTTGGAGAGAATAGCCTACCAGAACTCGACATGGTCACAGCTAGTTAAATTGTTAGTGTGTGAACAGTCTCGTTAGATATGCAAGATACTCGCAGAACATGTTTGTGTGAAAATCTTATATTCTTAGTTTTCACTGCACAAACAGGGTAGCTTATATGGTGTTTTGGTTTGGAAGATTCCCTCTAGGAGCTTGTGTATAGTACTTGTATTTGATATTCTGCATATTTCAATTTTTCATAATATGTAATAGCCTTCCTTGTGTATTTTGAGCGGTAAtaaatttttacttttatttaatATAACTTGAATGTATTTAGATtcataataaaaaattattagatGATCTTGAATGTGTCGTGTTCTGGATTTAGTGTCTGTTATAGGCTTATAGGTGTTTGCAAATCTGATTCTCACTTATTTTTTATTACCCTGTAATTCAGTTCTGGTGGCATAATGAAGGCCATAGACAGGTTTCCGCTTAACCTACTTCTGTGGTAGTACATCTCTATATAGGTAGCAAGGTAggcttattttcctttttcaccGTTGGTGTGTTCTGCAGTTGATACACATGCAGGGGCAGAGCCAAGATTTCCAAAATGGGGCTGCAAAATTTTCTTTTGGGGTTGCAAAAATATTTTTAGGGGGTGCAAAGAAGCAAAATTAGGCTTATAAATAGCAAAAAACCTTAAATTGGGCCTAAATTAGGCTTTGGAGCCGGCTGGGCAGGGGGTGCAAGTGCACACCCTTGCAATGGGCTGGCTCCGCACATGTAAAACTTGTTACAGTTAAATTACCTACATGATACATTGTTTTTGGAAT comes from the Papaver somniferum cultivar HN1 unplaced genomic scaffold, ASM357369v1 unplaced-scaffold_81, whole genome shotgun sequence genome and includes:
- the LOC113345323 gene encoding ABC transporter F family member 4-like, translated to MAAQMIANHRENAETYTGDEICKAKSLELLHEISLPDGLLPLEDIIEVGYNRTSGFVWLRQKKKKEHYFKSIGKPVSYATEVTAFVEKHRMKKITGVKSKDTMLWVNISDIFISDPSSGKITFKTPFGLSRTFPVSAFVNEETEEEKKRKKERAEEEEKKKKMEEEAEEEKEKTRKQTDEEKKMMEEVEAEEKKKENAEDQEKKKMDEVEDEEKKKMMEENEEEKKVENVEDQEKKKMEKVEVDEEKKKIEEVKA